The DNA sequence CGGGGTTCCCGGCAAGGTTGCCACCGTGGAATATGACCCCAACCGTTCGGCTAGGATCGCTCTGATCCACTATGCCGACGGAGAGAAACGTTACATCCTTTGCCCTGTAGGACTTCAGGTTGGGATGACCATCATGGCAGGGCCCGAGGCGGACATAACTCCAGGCAACGCTCTTAAGTTGTCCGACATCCCTGTAGGTACCATGATCCACAACATCGAGCTGGAGCCCGGTAGAGGCGGAGTAATGGTCCGTTCCGCCGGAACCACCGCTCAGTTGATGGCAAAGGAAGGCAAATACGCCTTCGTCCGTATGCCCAGCGGAGAGCTTCGTCTCGTGCTGTTGGAGTGTATGGCTACAGTGGGACAGGTCGGCAATACGGAGCATGAAAACGCCAGCATAGGTAAGGCCGGTAAAACCCGTTGGCTTGGCCGGAAACCCCACGTTCGCGCCATGGTCATGAACCCAGTTGACCATCCCATGGGCGGCGGTGAGGGACGAAGCAAGTCCCATAAACACCCTGTATCTCCTTGGGGAACGCCCGCAAAGGGATATAGAACCCGCCGGAAGAAGCCTTCGGATAAGTTCATCGTCCGTCGCCGGTTTGCCAAGTAGAGATAAGGGGGTAAATCAATGGCTCGTTCTGCCAAGAAGGGACCCTTCGTCGAACAGAAACTTCTCAGCCGCGTAGAAACTCTCAACGAGAGCGGGGAGAAGAAGGTCGTCAAGACCTGGTCCCGTGCCAGCATGATAGTTCCGGCGATGATCGGACACACCATCGCCATACACAACGGCCGTATTCACATACCTATTTACATCAGTGAAAACATGGTCGGTCACAAGCTCGGGGAGTTCGCTCCCACCAGGAAGTTCGGCGGTCACGCCGGACAGGAGCGCCGCTCCGGCGTAAGATAGGGAGGAATAGGATTATGGAGGCAAGAGCACGTGCCAAACAGGTCCGCGTCTCTCCTTTTAAGGTGCGCCAGGTGCTGCCTCTGATCAGGGGCAAGAAGGTAGGCGACGCTTTGGTCGTCCTCAGATACACCCCGAAGAAGGCTGCCAAGGTCATCGAAAAGGTGCTCAAGAGTGCCGTGGCCAACGCCGAGCACAACTACGGACTTGACATCGATAAGCTCGTGGTAGTCGAGGCCTTTGCCGATCAGGGGCCCAGCATGAAGCGTTTCCGTCCGGTGTCGATGGGTCGGGCCCATCCCTACCGCCATCGCACGAGCCACATCACCGTGTCGGTAGCCGAACGTTAAGGAGGGCTAAAGATGGGTCAGAAAGTACACCCCGTAGGATATAGAGTCGGTGTCATCCGGGACTGGGAGTCCCGTTGGTTCGCCGACGGCAAGAACTACGCCAAGAACCTTCACGAGGATCTCAAGCTTCGTGATTGGATCAAGGCTCGCTGGGATGGCGCAAGCATCTCCAAGGTCGAGATCGAGAGAGTGGGTAAGGTAATACGCTTTTCGATTTGGACCGCCCGGCCTGGTGTAGTTATAGGAAAAGGCGGCTCGGAGATCCAGAAGGTCAAGGAAGAGCTTCAGGCCATGACTGGCTCTAAGGTAATGATCAACGTTCAGGAGATCAAGAACCCCGAGGTCGAGGCCCAGCTTGTGGCTGAAAACGTGGCCGCTGCGTTGGAGCACAGGGTAAGCTTCCGTCGCGCCATGAAACAGTCCATCTTCAGGACCATGAAGGCTGGCGGCAAGGGCATCAAGATCCAGTGTGCCGGACGTCTCGGTGGAGCCGAGATAGCCAGAACCGAGTGGTACAACGAAGGACAGCTTCCTCTCTCCACGCTCAGGGCCGACATCGACTATGGTCTGGCCGAGGCCAAGACCATGTATGGCGTCATAGGCGTCAAGGTCTGGATCTACAGGGACGAGAAGGCCATCAACACTCCTGCGCCGAGACAGCCCAGGAGGGGTCGTAGAGATGGGGGGCGTAGCTGATGTTGATGCCCAAGCGCACCAAATGGCGCAGACCTCATCGAGAGAAGCTTAAGGGAGACACCAAGGGCGGTGCCTACGTAGCCTTCGGAGAATACGGTCTTCAGGCCCTTGAGTGCGGCTATATAACCGCTCGTCAGATAGAGGCCACCCGTATCGCGATCACCAGGAAGCTTCGTAAGGGCGGTAAGGTTTGGATAAGGATATTCCCCGACGTGGCCTACACGAAGAAGCCCCTGGAGACCCGAATGGGTAAAGGTAAGGGGTCGCCGGAATTCTGGGTGGCTCCGGTCAAGAGGGGACGTATCATGTTCGAGGTTGCGGGGGTGTCCCGCGAGATCGTCGAGAGGGCCTTCAGAACGGCCTCCTACAAGCTTCCGATCAAGGTGAGGCTTGTGGCTCGGGAAGGTTTGGGTGGTGAGTAAGCCATGGATGCCAAGAGTCTGCGTGATTTGACAATAGAAGAGCTGCAGGAAAAGCATCGTCAGTACAAAGAAGAGCTCTTTAACCTGCGCTTCCAGAACGCCATCGGTCAGCTCAAGAACACGAGCAGGATCAAAGACGTCAAGAAAACCATCGCCAGAGTCCTTACCGTCGTTCACGAGAAAGAACAAGGTCTGGGAATCGGTGGAAGGAGGTAAGGACAGATGGAGACCCGTACACCCCATCGTAAAACCCGTGTCGGAACCGTAGTCAGCGACAAGATGGAAAAGTCCATCTCGGTCCAGGTTATCCGTCATGCCATGCATCCTCTCTATGGAAAGAGGATCATAAAGTCAAAGAAGTTTATCGTCCATGACGAGGAGAACTCCTGTCGCATAGGTGACAGAGTCCTGATCGGCGAGGAGCGCCCCTTGAGCAAGACGAAGCGCTGGTCCGTCGTCAGGATAATCGAGAGAGCTCCCGTACTCGGAGATAGTACTACCGAGTCTAAAGAGGAGGCGTAGGTCATGATCCAGCTTCGTACCGTCCTTAACGTGGCGGACAACTCTGGAGCCAAGAAGATCATGTGCATCCAGGTCGTGGGCGGAAGCCGTCGCCGTTGGGGCAATGTCGGCGACGTCATAGTGGCCTCCGTAAAGGAAGCCATTCCCAACAGCAACATCCCCAAGGGGAAAGTGGTCAAGGCGGTCATAGTCAGAACCAAGAAGGAACATCGCCGTGTCGACGGATCCTACGTTCGCTTCGACGACAACGCCGCAGTGATCATCGACAACAACGGGGACCCCAGGGGAACCCGTATCTTTGGCCCTGTGGCCAGGGAACTTCGGGCCAGGAAATACATGAGAATTCTCTCTCTGGCTCCCGAGGTAGTGTAAGGGGGCACATGGTATGAACAGATTAAAAAAAGGCGATCGCGTCCGTGTGATCTCCGGTAAAGACAAGGGAAAAGAGGGCAAGGTCCTCAAGGTCCTCAAAAGCAAGGACAGGGACATGGTCGTGGTCGAGGGGGTCAACATGGCCTCCAAGCACGCCAAGCCCTCCCAGAAGAGCCCTCAAGGCGGCATCGTCAAGCAGGAGAACCCCATATATGCCTGTAAGGTGATGCTGGTCTGTCCGACCACCGGGAAACCCACCAGGGTCGGACATGCCTTCCTTGAGGACGGTCGCAAGGTCAGAGTCGCCAAGGTTAGCGGCGAGATCGTGGACCAGATCTAGCGGAGGAGGCACGGAAATGAAACCTCGTATGCTCGAGAAATATCAAGGCGAGGCTGCTCCGGCCCTTCATAAGGAGTTCGGCTACAGCAACCCAATGGAGATCCCTCGTCTCGTCAAGATAGTGATCAACATCGGAGTCGGTGAAGGCAAACAGGACGCCAAGTACGTCAACGCCGCCATGTCCGAGCTGGCTACCATAGCGGGACAGCGCCCCATGATGAAGAGGGCTAAGAAGTCCATAGCCGGTTTCAAGCTCAGAGAGGGCGTTCCCGTCGGTTGTTCCGTGACCCTTAGGGGCAGTCGTATGTGGGAGTTCCTGGATAGGCTGGTCAGCGTCGTTCTCCCTCGTATTAAGGACTTCCGGGGCATATCCGGCAAGGCCTTTGACGGAAGGGGTAACTATAACCTCGGTCTCAAGGAACAGATAATCTTTCCCGAGATCGACTACGACAAGATCATGGTGTCCAAGGGGATGAACATAACGTTCGTCTCGACCGCGAATACCGATGAAGAGGGACTGGCCCTGCTTTCCAAGCTGGGCATGCCCTTCGCAAGGTAGAGGAAGGGGTAACGGAGTATGGCCAGAAAAGCCATGGAGCACAAGGCGAC is a window from the Dethiosulfovibrio russensis genome containing:
- the rplX gene encoding 50S ribosomal protein L24, whose product is MNRLKKGDRVRVISGKDKGKEGKVLKVLKSKDRDMVVVEGVNMASKHAKPSQKSPQGGIVKQENPIYACKVMLVCPTTGKPTRVGHAFLEDGRKVRVAKVSGEIVDQI
- the rpsC gene encoding 30S ribosomal protein S3; this encodes MGQKVHPVGYRVGVIRDWESRWFADGKNYAKNLHEDLKLRDWIKARWDGASISKVEIERVGKVIRFSIWTARPGVVIGKGGSEIQKVKEELQAMTGSKVMINVQEIKNPEVEAQLVAENVAAALEHRVSFRRAMKQSIFRTMKAGGKGIKIQCAGRLGGAEIARTEWYNEGQLPLSTLRADIDYGLAEAKTMYGVIGVKVWIYRDEKAINTPAPRQPRRGRRDGGRS
- the rplV gene encoding 50S ribosomal protein L22, with amino-acid sequence MEARARAKQVRVSPFKVRQVLPLIRGKKVGDALVVLRYTPKKAAKVIEKVLKSAVANAEHNYGLDIDKLVVVEAFADQGPSMKRFRPVSMGRAHPYRHRTSHITVSVAER
- the rplE gene encoding 50S ribosomal protein L5; protein product: MKPRMLEKYQGEAAPALHKEFGYSNPMEIPRLVKIVINIGVGEGKQDAKYVNAAMSELATIAGQRPMMKRAKKSIAGFKLREGVPVGCSVTLRGSRMWEFLDRLVSVVLPRIKDFRGISGKAFDGRGNYNLGLKEQIIFPEIDYDKIMVSKGMNITFVSTANTDEEGLALLSKLGMPFAR
- the rplB gene encoding 50S ribosomal protein L2, with the translated sequence MGIKKYNPTTPGRRFMSIQTYEEVTKSEPERSLLAPIAKKGGRNNNGRITMRHRGGGNAKRYRIIDFKRNKIGVPGKVATVEYDPNRSARIALIHYADGEKRYILCPVGLQVGMTIMAGPEADITPGNALKLSDIPVGTMIHNIELEPGRGGVMVRSAGTTAQLMAKEGKYAFVRMPSGELRLVLLECMATVGQVGNTEHENASIGKAGKTRWLGRKPHVRAMVMNPVDHPMGGGEGRSKSHKHPVSPWGTPAKGYRTRRKKPSDKFIVRRRFAK
- the rpsQ gene encoding 30S ribosomal protein S17, which codes for METRTPHRKTRVGTVVSDKMEKSISVQVIRHAMHPLYGKRIIKSKKFIVHDEENSCRIGDRVLIGEERPLSKTKRWSVVRIIERAPVLGDSTTESKEEA
- the rpmC gene encoding 50S ribosomal protein L29, whose protein sequence is MDAKSLRDLTIEELQEKHRQYKEELFNLRFQNAIGQLKNTSRIKDVKKTIARVLTVVHEKEQGLGIGGRR
- the rplN gene encoding 50S ribosomal protein L14; protein product: MIQLRTVLNVADNSGAKKIMCIQVVGGSRRRWGNVGDVIVASVKEAIPNSNIPKGKVVKAVIVRTKKEHRRVDGSYVRFDDNAAVIIDNNGDPRGTRIFGPVARELRARKYMRILSLAPEVV
- the rpsS gene encoding 30S ribosomal protein S19, which encodes MARSAKKGPFVEQKLLSRVETLNESGEKKVVKTWSRASMIVPAMIGHTIAIHNGRIHIPIYISENMVGHKLGEFAPTRKFGGHAGQERRSGVR
- the rplP gene encoding 50S ribosomal protein L16, encoding MLMPKRTKWRRPHREKLKGDTKGGAYVAFGEYGLQALECGYITARQIEATRIAITRKLRKGGKVWIRIFPDVAYTKKPLETRMGKGKGSPEFWVAPVKRGRIMFEVAGVSREIVERAFRTASYKLPIKVRLVAREGLGGE